From the Lacipirellulaceae bacterium genome, the window GAAGCCGCCATGGACGAGGCCGATAAGCGGCCGCGTAAGAAAAAGAAGCACGACCCCAATCTCAAGGGCGGCATCGGCGGCCCCAGCGGCGGCGAGCAGTTTGGGTTGAAGTGGTAACCGTAGCTCGGGCCTCCAGGCCTGAGTTGAATTGGAAAGTGTTTGCCACTCAGGCCTGGAAGCCTGAGCTACATGCCAAATTGGCACCCTTTTCCATCGTCTTTTCCGCCTGCGAGCCAAGGGCAGACCATTTTGGCAGTCGCCCATCACAGAGCGATTTCACGTAATTGCTTATCTCATGGCAGTTTGCAGGAATTGAGGCCCTTTGGCGCGCTGATTGCTTTTCTATCTCTCTTCAAATAACTCTTACGCTCCGGCGGTTCGTAGAACCGCGGCTAGCGGAGCCGACAGCAAATTCGCTGATAGCCAACAGCAACCTTTAACAGGAGACTCCCCGCCCATGGCCGCTGCCACGAAAAAGAAGAGCAAAGTCGCTCTCCAGCCTCTCGGAGACAAAGTTGTTGTCGAACGCGATGAGTCGCTCGACACCACCGCCGGAGGCATCGTCCTACCGGATTCTGCCAAGGACAAGCCAAGCCGTGGCACAATCGTCGCCGTGGGCACTGGTAAGCTGCTCGACGACGGTAGCCGTGGCTCGCTGCAAGTGAAGAAGGGCGACCGCGTTCTCTTTACCAGCTACGCCCCCGAGACGATCACCGTCGACGACGACGAGTTCCTGCTGATGAGCGAGAGCGATATTCTTGCTGTGATTGAGTAACTCATGACGCGAGATCAAGGCAGCCGCAACCAAACTTGGTTGCCGGAGCCTCTCTCGCAGCTCCCGGCAGCCTGTTAGGCTGCGGCTGACTTAAATAAGCCAACGACACCAAAACACATTCCAACAAACAGGAGCCACCACCATGGCCAAGATGATTGCCTTTGATCAAGAAGCTCGCGACGCGATGCGTCGTGGCGTTCAGAAACTCGCCCGTGCCGTCAAGGTTACGCTCGGCCCCAAGGGTCGCAACGTGATTTTGCAGAAGAGCTTCGGCTCGCCGACGGTCACCAAGGACGGCGTTTCGGTCGCCAAGGAGATCGAACTGGAAGACACCTACGAAAACATGGGTGCCCAGATGGTCAAGGAAGTCGCCAGCAAGACTTCCGACGTTGCCGGTGACGGCACCACCACCGCGACCGTCATGGCGGAAGCGATCTTCAACGAAGGCTTGCGTGCAGTGGTCGCCGGTGTGAACCCCGTGCAAATGAAGCAAGGCATCGAGCAAGCGGTCGAGGACATCACCGCAGAGCTCAAGAAGATGTCGATCAAGATCAAGAGCACCGAAGAGATGGCTCAGGTCGGTACGGTCGCCTCGAATGGCGACAACGAAATCGGCGAGATGCTCTCTCAAGCGATGGAAAAGGTTGGCAAGGACGGCGTGATCACCGTCGACGAAGGTAAGTCGCTCGCCACCGAGGTCGAGTGGGTCGAAGGTATGCAGTTCGACCGCGGCTACCTCTCGCCGTACTTCGTCACCGACCAAACTTCGATGGAAGCCGTGCTCGAAGATTGCTACGTGCTGATCCATGAGAAGAAGATTTCCAATGTGAAGGACCTCGTCCCTTGCCTGGAAGCGGTCGTTCAGTCGGGTAAGCCCCTCCTGATCGTTGCCGAAGACATCGAAGGCGAAGCCCTGGCGACTTTGGTCATCAACCGTCTCCGCGGTACGTTCAACGTCTGTGCGGTTAAGGCTCCTGGCTTTGGTGATCGTCGCAAGGCGATGCTCGAAGACATTGCCACGCTCACCGGCGGTCAGGCGATCTTCGAAGATCTCGGCATCAAGCTCGAAAGCATCGGCGTTGGTGAGCTAGGCCGTGCGAAGAAGGTGATCGTCGACAAGGACAACACCACCATCATCGAAGGTGCCGGCAAGAGCTCCGACATCAAGGGACGCATCGACCAGATCCGTCGCGAGATCGAGAACGCCACCAGCGACTACGACAAGGAGAAGCTGGAAGAGCGACTCGCGAAGCTCGCCGGCGGTGTCGCTAAGGTGAACG encodes:
- a CDS encoding co-chaperone GroES, whose amino-acid sequence is MAAATKKKSKVALQPLGDKVVVERDESLDTTAGGIVLPDSAKDKPSRGTIVAVGTGKLLDDGSRGSLQVKKGDRVLFTSYAPETITVDDDEFLLMSESDILAVIE
- the groL gene encoding chaperonin GroEL (60 kDa chaperone family; promotes refolding of misfolded polypeptides especially under stressful conditions; forms two stacked rings of heptamers to form a barrel-shaped 14mer; ends can be capped by GroES; misfolded proteins enter the barrel where they are refolded when GroES binds), producing the protein MAKMIAFDQEARDAMRRGVQKLARAVKVTLGPKGRNVILQKSFGSPTVTKDGVSVAKEIELEDTYENMGAQMVKEVASKTSDVAGDGTTTATVMAEAIFNEGLRAVVAGVNPVQMKQGIEQAVEDITAELKKMSIKIKSTEEMAQVGTVASNGDNEIGEMLSQAMEKVGKDGVITVDEGKSLATEVEWVEGMQFDRGYLSPYFVTDQTSMEAVLEDCYVLIHEKKISNVKDLVPCLEAVVQSGKPLLIVAEDIEGEALATLVINRLRGTFNVCAVKAPGFGDRRKAMLEDIATLTGGQAIFEDLGIKLESIGVGELGRAKKVIVDKDNTTIIEGAGKSSDIKGRIDQIRREIENATSDYDKEKLEERLAKLAGGVAKVNVGAATESEMKEKKARVEDALHATRAAVEEGILPGGGVALLRASSKAKPADLQHDQEVGYNIVLRACRAPLTSIANNAGQDGGIVCEKVVESKGNNGYNAATDEYEDLVKAGVIDPMKVTRTALQNAASVATLLLTSDALIAEAPKKDKKGAGAPGMDDMY